In the genome of Patagioenas fasciata isolate bPatFas1 chromosome 12, bPatFas1.hap1, whole genome shotgun sequence, one region contains:
- the DENND4A gene encoding C-myc promoter-binding protein isoform X1, whose translation MEDKGARVADYFVVAGLTDISKPLEEEIHFNDACHKIAKPKEPVTDVTVINKSLGEEVPQGYKCIDVTPSGLSADLNNGSLVGPQIYLCYRRGRDKPPLTDLGVLYDGKERVKQGCEVIQTTPYGRPANISGSASSQRVYITYRRASENMTQNTLAVTDICIIIPSKGETPPHTFCKVDKNLNNSMWGSAVYLCYKKSVAKTNTISYKAGLICRYPEEDYESFPLPESVPLFCLPMGATIECWPSNSKYPLPVFSTFVLTGASAEKVYGAAIQFYELYAEENLTEKQKSQLGLTAAAEGKSDTCRTVQTNKCICLLSHWPFFDAFKKFLTFLYRYSISGPHVLPIEKHISHFMHKVPFPSPQRPRILVQLSPHDNLILSQPVSSPLPLSGGKFSTLLQNLGPENAVTLLVFAVTEHKILIHSLRPSVLTSVTEALVSMIFPFHWPCPYIPLCPLALADVLSAPCPFIVGIDSRYFDLYDPPPDVSCVDLDTNTISQTGDKKAIAWKILPKKPCKNLMNTLSNLYQQLAELQQRPREDALMELAMNDYDFNSGKKLHLLDLEIQEAFLCFMASILKGYRSYLRPITEAPSETATDASSLFELQGFLKSRDRSHQKFYTLMTKTQMFIRFIEECSFVSDKDASLAFFDDCVDKVDMDRTGETRLIELDESYKSEHTVFITPPEIPHLPNGEEHPLQYSYNGFPVLKLDLFERPEGFLKTPNNKLSAKASSPNSPLPMFRRTKQEIKSAHKIAKKYSSIPQMWSRCLLRHCYGLWFICLPAYVKVCHSKVRALRTAYDVLQKMHTKKIDPPDEVCYRVLMQLCGQYGQPVLAVRVLFEMQKAGIDPNAITYGYYNKAVLESTWPSSNRGGYFLWMKIRNVVLGIAQFKKALRKLPASTSHTAIPGGLADLGNNTSLKEEAKQGKASLQDIQEQKEDKRESDSSSLSEVESTKGSGDCLPKLNYQNSSDGKAASSIVRLNGTVDNTITDANTESSIGLLFTSSFEDASEAGVIKSKSLRKRHKSAVEPDLREIPWEGRNRNLSGDGLVGLMINRVNQEANPGEIVEKLGADAKILSSALQKSIRPKTLNIRTSSLGSKRESLEKDSSDEDAAFDCSFTDKTESPVIFDLEDLDAEPETSTAVKSSSDKSRKLQRKSSFPVKPVEKTDVETGFDPLSLLVAETEQQKEDEEDDDDRSVSTPSARRDLAEEIVMYMNNMSSPLSSRAPSIELQKPYDDRNANKKSPTVIQPCRRSSLPPNSPRPSRLTKSKSYHTKSEERPRDRLWSSPAYSPNSPAKEQLQDATGALTLVSSPSFNLDTLLTPKFDVLKSSMFSAGKGVAEKASKWYSKFTMYAASSKDQNSDRASVSSLGALDSESTSLTDEDVCNDFESASPQENTTSEIKRIGLSRTSLESSASHDGSSKQYDQCGSLSKFPLPDKSELISSCSTSSTSVFQNYAMEVLISSCSRCRTCDCLVHDEEIMAGWTADDSNLNTTCPFCGNLFLPFLSIEIRDLRRPGRYFLKSSPSTENMHFPSLFANQSGKSCNTATSVGLTTSVMSVQEDMNSNSKSKQHDNICARSIQIPSGRRQNPSGSECPGHPVARSISAFGPLEEDEKENQKISHIIPTGSLPATLQGPTDSLGLEWRLPSPDPITVPYLSPLVVWKELESLLENEGDHAITVADFVDHHPIVFWNLVWYFRRLDLPSNLPGLILSSEHCNKNSKIPRSCMSEDSKYVLIQMLWDNMKLHQDPRQPLYILWNAQSQNRTLLFETQKYPMVHLLQKDDDSFNQELLRSMVKSIKMNDVYGPMSQILERLNKWPHIKRQRSLYREILFLSLVALGRDNIDIDAFDREYKMAYDRLTANQVKNTHNCDRPPSTGVMECRKIFGEPYL comes from the exons ATGGAAGACAAAGGGGCTCGTGTTGCTGACTACTTTGTTGTCGCAGGATTAACAGATATTTCAAAACCACTGGAGGAAGAAATCCACTTCAATGATGCTTGCCATAAAATTGCTAAACCAAAAGAACCTGTTACAGATGTAACAGTAATTAATAAATCTCTGGGGGAGGAAGTTCCTCAGGGATATAAATGCATAGATGTTACTCCCTCAGGACTGTCTGCAGATCTTAATAATGGCAGTCTTGTAGGACCACAGATATACCTTTGTTATCGCCGAGGAAGGGATAAGCCCCCGCTTACTGATTTGGG GGTTTTATATGATGGGAAAGAAAGAGTAAAGCAAGGTTGTGAAGTAATTCAAACTACTCCATATGGTCGGCCTGCTAATATTAGTGGCAGCGCGTCGTCACAAAGAGTGTACATCACTTACCGAAGAGCATCCGAAAACATGACACAAAACACATTGGCTGTTACGGATATATGTATAATCATACCAAGTAAAGGAGAAACCCCGCCACATACATTCTGCAAGGTTGACAAGAATCTTAATAATAGTATG tgGGGCTCAGCAGTATATTTATGTTATAAAAAGTCTGTGGCAAAAACCAACACCATATCATATAAAGCTG GTTTAATATGCAGATATCCTGAAGAAGATTATGAATCATTTCCATTACCAGAATCTGTGCCTCTTTTTTGTCTACCTATGGGTGCAACGATTGAATGTTGGCCGTCTAACAGTAAATACCCTCTCCCAGTTTTTTCTACATTTGTACTAACTGGAGCTTCTGCAGAAAAG GTGTATGGTGCTGCTATTCAGTTTTATGAACTGTATGCTGAAGAGAATCTCACAGAGAAGCAAAAATCTCAGCTGGGACTAACAGCTGCTGCCGAGGGAAAGTCAGACACATGCCGAACAGTTCAAACGAATAAATGCATCTGTCTGCTCTCTCACTGGCCTTTCTTTGATGCTTTCAAGAAGTTTCTTACCTTTCTGTATCGTTACTCCATCTCTGGTCCACATGTTCTACCCATTGAGAA ACACATTTCCCATTTCATGCATAAAGTTCCTTTTCCATCCCCTCAGAGGCCACGAATTCTAGTTCAG CTATCTCCACATGATAACTTGATTCTTAGCCAGCCTGTGTCATCACCCCTTCCACTGAG CGGGGGCAAGTTTTCTACACTACTCCAGAATTTAGGACCTGAAAATGCCGTAACTCTACTGGTCTTTGCTGTGACGGAACATAAAATTCTCATCCATTCATTGCGACCTTCTGTCCTTACTAGTGTGACAGAGGCATTAGTTTCT ATGATATTTCCCTTCCATTGGCCTTGCCCATATATTCCTCTCTGTCCCCTGGCACTGGCAGATGTGTTAAGTGCCCCATGCCCCTTCATCGTGGGAATTGATTCAAGATACTTTGATCTCTATGACCCTCCACCAGACGTTAGCTGTGTTGACCTAGATACCAATACAATTTCTCA aactGGAGATAAAAAAGCTATTGCATGGAAGATCTTGCCAAAGAAACCTTGTAAAAATCTGATGAACACTTTAAGTAATTTATATCAGCAACTGGCAGAAT TGCAACAGAGACCAAGAGAAGATGCATTAATGGAACTGGCAATGAATGACTATGATTTTAATTCTGGGAAGAAACTGCATCTGTTAGATTTGGAGATCCAGGAAGCATTTCTGTGTTTCATGGCCTCAATACTCAAAGGTTACAGGTCTTATCTCAGGCCAATAACAGAGGCACCCTCTGAAACAGCCACAGATGCAAGTTCTCTCTTTGAACTACAAG GTTTCCTCAAAAGTCGAGATCGTTCCCATCAGAAGTTCTACACACTGATGACCAAAACTCAGATGTTTATTCGCTTCATTGAAGAGTGTTCTTTTGTCAGTGATAAGGACGCAAGCCTTGCATTTTTTGATGACTGTGTAGATAAA GTAGATATGGACAGAACTGGGGAAACACGACTTATAGAGCTGGATGAGTCATACAAGAGCGAGCACACGGTTTTCATAACACCCCCTGAGATCCCTCACCTGCCAAATGGAGAAGAACACCCTCTACAATACAG CTATAATGGATTTCCAGTATTAAAACTAGATTTGTTCGAGCGACCTGAAGGATTTCTTAAAACACCAAATAACAAACTCTCCGCAAAAGCCAGTAGTCCAAACAGCCCGTTGCCGATGTTCAGAAGAACTAAACAG GAAATAAAATCTGCACATAAAATTGCTAAGAAGTACTCATCCATACCACAGATGTGGTCCAGATGTTTGTTACGTCACTGCTATGGTCTTTGGTTTATCTGCCTTCCCGCATACGTGAAAGTCTGTCATTCCAAAGTCAGGGCCCTGAGAACTGCATATGATGTGCTTCAAAAAATGCATACCAAAAAAATAGATCCACCTGATGAG GTCTGCTACCGAGTCCTCATGCAGCTGTGTGGACAGTACGGTCAGCCGGTGCTGGCAGTGCGAGTGCTCTTTGAAATGCAGAAAGCTGGTATTGACCCTAATGCCATTACTTATGGCTACTACAATAAG GCTGTTTTGGAAAGTACATGGCCTTCAAGCAATCGAGGTGGCTATTTCCTATGGATGAAAATACGGAACGTTGTTTTAGGAATAGCACAGTTTAAAAAAGCATTGAGAAAGCTACCAGCAAGCACCTCACATACTGCCATTCCTG GGGGACTTGCAGACTTGGGCAATAACACATCACTCAAAGAAGAAGCCAAGCAAGGGAAAGCTTCTCTTCAAGATatacaagaacaaaaagaggacaAGAGAGAGAGTGACTCCAGTTCTT TGTCTGAAGTGGAGAGCACAAAAGGGAGCGGTGACTGCCTACCTAAACTGAATTATCAGAACTCGAGTGATGGCAAAGCCGCTTCTAGCATAGTGCGGCTCAACGGTACAGTGGACAATACCATAACAGATGCCAACACAG AGAGTTCCATAGGATTGCTGTTTACATCATCTTTTGAGGATGCCAGTGAAGCAGGAGTTATAAAAAGTAAATCTTTAAGAAAGAGACATAAAAGTGCGGTAGAACCTGACCTAAGGGAGATACCATGGGAAGGCAGGAACCGTAACCTGAGTGGAGATGGCTTAGTGGGACTCATGATAAATAGAGTAAATCAGGAAGCAAACCCTGGAGAAATTGTTGAAAAACTGGGAGCTGATGCCAAAATCCTATCTAGTGCATTACAGAAAAGCATACGGCCAAAAACTCTTAATATCAGAACTTCCTCTTTAGGATCTAAGAGAGAAAGCCTGGAGAAAGATTCGAGTGATGAAGATGCAGCTTTCGATTGCAGTTTTACAGATAAAACAGAGTCTCCTGTTATCTTTGATCTGGAAGACTTGGATGCAGAACCTGAAACATCTACAGCAGTGAAATCCTCCAGTGACAAATCTAGAAAGCTGCAAAGAAAGAGCAGCTTTCCAGTAAAACCAGTTGAAAAGACAGATGTTGAAACTGGATTTGATCCGCTGTCCCTGCTGGTTGCTGAGACAGAACAGCAgaaagaggatgaggaggatgatgatgacaGAAGTGTTTCTACTCCATCTGCAAGGCGAGATTTAGCTGAAGAAATAGTCATGTACATGAACAACATGAGCAGCCCTTTGTCGAGTCGTGCCCCAAGCATAGAGTTGCAAAAACCCTATGATGACAGAAATGctaataaaaaaagcccaacagtaATCCAGCCCTGTAGGAGGTCCAGCCTTCCCCCAAACTCCCCAAGGCCATCCAGGCTTACCAAATCCAAGAGTTACCACACAAAGAGTGAAGAAAGGCCAAGAGACAGGCTTTGGTCCTCCCCAGCTTATTCCCCAAACAGTCCCGCAAAGGAACAGCTCCAGGATGCAACTGGTGCATTAACACTTGTGTCTTCACCGTCCTTCAACTTGGATACGCTGTTAACACCGAAGTTTGATGTTCTGAAGAGCAGCATGTTTTCTGCTGGAAAAGGGGTTGCAGAGAAAGCCAGCAAGTGGTACTCAAAATTTACAATGTATGCTGCATCCTCAAAG gatCAAAATTCAGACCGAGCAAGTGTTTCATCTCTTGGAGCTCTGGACTCAGAATCCACTTCTCTAACTGATGAAGATGTCTGCAATGATTTTGAAAGTGCTTCTCCTCAGGAAAATACCACATCAGAAATTAAGAGAATTGGCCTCAGCAGGACAAGCCTAGAAAGCTCAGCTTCCCACGATGGCTCATCAAAACAATATGACCAGTGTG GGTCTCTTTCAAAGTTCCCTTTACCTGACAAATCAGAGCTGATATCTTCTTGCAGTACAAGTAGTACCAGTGTGTTTCAGAACTACGCTATGGAG GTCCTCATCTCCAGCTGTTCACGGTGTCGGACTTGTGACTGTTTGGTTCATGATGAAGAAATCATGGCAGGGTGGACAGCAGATGATTCAAATCTCAATACCACATGTCCTTTCTGTGGcaatttatttctgccttttttaagCATAGAAATCAGAGATCTTCGGCGACCTGGACG ttattttctgaagtCCAGCCCTTCTACAGAAAACATGCATTTCCCATCGCTTTTTGCAAATCAGAGTGGGAAATCCTGTAACACAGCAACCAGTGTTGGCCTCACTACATCTGTGATGTCTGTTCAAGAGGATATGAATTCAAATAG cAAATCTAAGCAGCATGACAATATTTGTGCCAGAAGTATCCAGATCCCCTCGGGAAGAAGACAAAATCCCTCAGGGTCAGAATGTCCAGGTCACCCTGTAGCAAGGAGTATCAGCGCTTTTGGCCCATTGGAAGAAGATGAGAAGGAAAACCAGAAGATCAGCCATATCATTCCTACTGGTAGCCTGCCTGCTACTTTGCAAGGACCAACA GATTCCTTGGGCTTAGAATGGCGCTTACCCAGTCCCGATCCTATAACAGTTCCTTATCTCAGTCCTCTTGTGGTATGGAAAGAACTTGAGAGCTTACTTGAAAATGAAGGTGATCATGCAATAACAGTGGCAGACTTCGTAGATCATCACCCTATTGTTTTCTGGAATTTGGTGTGGTATTTCAGACGCTTGGACTTGCCCAGCAACTTACCGGGATTAATACTTTCTTCTGAGCACTGTAATAAAAACTCCAAG ATTCCACGAAGCTGTATGTCGGAGGACAGTAAATATGTTCTTATTCAGATGCTATGGGACAATATGAAGTTGCATCAGGATCCACGGCAGCCTCTGTATATTTTGTGGAATGCTCAGA GTCAAAATCGCACTCTTTTGTTTGAGA CCCAGAAGTACCCAATGGTCCATTTATTGCAGAAAGATGATGACTCTTTTAACCAGGAGCTCTTGCGGAGTATGGTGAAAAGCATCAAGATGAATGATGTGTACGGACCAATGAGTCAAATATTGGAGAGATTGAACAAATGGCCACATATTAAAAGACAGAG GAGCCTGTACAGAGAAATACTGTTTCTTTCACTTGTTGCCCTAGGAAGAGATAACATTGATATAG aTGCTTTTGACAGAGAGTACAAAATGGCCTATGATCGACTCACAGCTAATCAAGTGAAGAACACTCATAATTGTGATCGACCACCAAGTACTGGAGTGATGGAATGCAGAAAGATTTTTGGAGAACCATATCTTTAA